The following proteins come from a genomic window of Gordonia westfalica:
- a CDS encoding LLM class flavin-dependent oxidoreductase → MSRFHWFLPTAGDSRGIVGASHASATKRHPPGYRAPELPYLIDVARAADRLGYESVLTPTGTWCEDAWLTTAAAITHTEKLSFLVAFRPGLISPTLAAQQTATLQRFSGGRVAVNIVTGGDEVEQRRFGDWVDHDRRYSRTDEFLEIVERLWTGETVDFDGEFYKIAGAFLPDPPESKPQVFFGGSSDPALTVAAARAEVYLTWGEPPAVAGEKIAEVARRAAAVGRTLEYGVRLHVIARETSEEAWRVADALLQGITDEEVATAFALHSVSDSTGQRRMAELHGGRRDALEIHPGLWAGVGLIRGGAGTALVGSYDEVASLIGEYEAQGFEHFILSGYPHIEEAHWFAEGVLPVIRERVDALA, encoded by the coding sequence ATGAGCCGTTTCCACTGGTTCCTGCCCACCGCCGGTGACAGCCGCGGGATCGTCGGGGCATCGCATGCCTCGGCCACCAAGCGGCACCCGCCGGGCTACCGCGCGCCGGAGTTGCCGTACCTGATCGACGTCGCTCGCGCCGCGGACCGACTCGGCTATGAGAGCGTGCTGACCCCGACCGGAACCTGGTGTGAGGACGCCTGGCTCACCACCGCGGCGGCGATCACCCACACCGAGAAGCTGTCGTTCCTGGTCGCCTTCCGGCCGGGACTCATCTCGCCGACCCTGGCGGCACAACAGACCGCGACCCTGCAGCGGTTCTCCGGCGGCCGGGTCGCGGTGAACATCGTGACCGGCGGCGACGAGGTGGAGCAGCGCCGATTCGGCGACTGGGTCGACCACGACCGCCGGTACTCGCGCACCGACGAGTTCCTGGAGATCGTCGAGCGGCTGTGGACCGGCGAGACGGTCGATTTCGACGGCGAGTTCTACAAGATCGCCGGTGCCTTCCTGCCGGACCCGCCCGAGTCGAAGCCGCAGGTGTTCTTCGGCGGATCGTCGGATCCGGCGCTGACCGTCGCGGCCGCGCGCGCCGAGGTGTACCTGACGTGGGGCGAACCGCCCGCGGTGGCGGGGGAGAAGATCGCCGAGGTCGCACGACGCGCCGCCGCAGTGGGCCGGACGCTGGAATACGGTGTGCGCCTGCACGTCATCGCGCGGGAGACCTCCGAGGAAGCGTGGCGGGTCGCCGACGCGCTGCTGCAGGGGATCACCGACGAGGAGGTCGCGACCGCGTTCGCGCTGCACTCGGTTTCGGATTCGACGGGTCAGCGCCGGATGGCCGAACTCCACGGCGGTCGACGCGACGCCCTCGAGATCCATCCGGGACTCTGGGCCGGCGTCGGGCTGATCCGCGGAGGTGCGGGCACCGCCCTCGTCGGCAGCTACGACGAAGTCGCCTCGCTGATCGGCGAATACGAGGCGCAGGGATTCGAGCACTTCATCCTCTCGGGCTACCCGCACATCGAGGAGGCCCACTGGTTCGCCGAGGGCGTCCTCCCCGTGATCCGGGAGAGGGTCGACGCCCTGGCGTGA